One Desulfurobacteriaceae bacterium genomic window, CCTTGTCCAAAGTGTGGGGAACCTTTAGTGGAAAAAAGAGGAATAGAAGTTGGACACATCTTTAAACTTGGAACAAAGTACAGTGAAGCTATGAATGCAACTTTTGTTGATGAAAATGGAAAAGAGAAACCTATGGTTATGGGATGTTACGGAATAGGCGTTACAAGGGTAATGGCTGCCGCTGTTGAGCAGAATCACGATGAGGATGGAATAATCTGGCCATTTGAAATTGCACCTTTTGAAATTGTGGTTATTCCTACAAACGTTAAGAAGGAAGAAATTATTAACCTTGCGGAAAACATCTATAAAGACCTTCAGGTAAAAGGTTTTGACGTAGCGATTGATGACAGAAACGCCCGTCCAGGATTTAAGTTTAAAGATGCTGACCTTATAGGTATTCCTTTTCAGGTAATTGTTGGCAAAAAAGCTGCTGATGGAATAGTTGAAATTAAAGTAAGAAAGACAGGCGGAAGGTTTGAAGTAAAAGCTGTTGATGTTGAAGCAAAGATAAGGGAGCTTTTGAATGGATAAAGTTCTCTTTGATGCAAGACCAAGGATAGAGCTTTCCCATCTTCGTCCTTGGTCTTTTTCTAAAGTTCAAAAAGCGAAAAGATGCCAATACGAGTTTTACTGGAACTATGTTGAAAAGAAGGAACCAGTAGAAAAAGCCGATTTTCTTGTTCTTGGTAGTGGCGTTCACTTTGTTTTAGAAAACGCTTTAAAAGTGGCATTTAAAAGAGAAAGACCCTTAAACAAGGATTTACTCTTTTACTTTGCGGAAAACTTTAAGAAAGAAGAACCTTTGGCAGATTTAAGAAAAATTACAGAGTTTTTCCCGAATATCTTACGTTTTGTAAATGGTCAGCTAAAAAGGGCTGTGGATAGTGAGATTTTCGCTTCAGAACTTGAGCTTGCAATAGATAAGGATTTTAATATCCTGAAAGATTTTGAGTCAAAAAATGCTTTTTTAAGGGGAAAGCTTGACTTTGTATTTTCCAAAGGAGATACCCTTTACATAGTGGATCACAAAACAAATAGAAATAGAGAATTTAACAACAAGCTGAAGACCCAGCTTAGGTGGTATGCT contains:
- a CDS encoding PD-(D/E)XK nuclease family protein; its protein translation is MDKVLFDARPRIELSHLRPWSFSKVQKAKRCQYEFYWNYVEKKEPVEKADFLVLGSGVHFVLENALKVAFKRERPLNKDLLFYFAENFKKEEPLADLRKITEFFPNILRFVNGQLKRAVDSEIFASELELAIDKDFNILKDFESKNAFLRGKLDFVFSKGDTLYIVDHKTNRNREFNNKLKTQLRWYALLASSKYPQFKRFALEVHNVRYGTVNRFIFTEKDLKAFKIKLVPLIENIEEEFLGKTFEELTPSPCELNCRWCDFRHICEVASF